The proteins below are encoded in one region of Acidithiobacillus ferrooxidans ATCC 23270:
- a CDS encoding DUF7800 domain-containing protein codes for MPLRASALHAGPMQGYLAVRSAQLWLQTLGPARVQVAFWPEGREEARRLTKIVTTKAQTQFTALLTLDDLAPGTRYATRVLPDGQALAAFPFTVHTLSLWQWRRPGAPRQGHVMDVSSPM; via the coding sequence ATGCCCCTTCGCGCCAGCGCCCTCCATGCCGGTCCCATGCAGGGTTATCTCGCCGTCCGCTCGGCGCAGTTGTGGCTGCAGACCCTGGGGCCGGCCCGGGTCCAGGTGGCCTTCTGGCCGGAGGGACGAGAAGAGGCGCGCCGCCTCACCAAGATCGTCACTACCAAAGCACAGACCCAGTTTACCGCGCTCTTGACCCTGGACGACCTTGCGCCCGGCACCCGCTACGCCACCCGGGTGCTGCCGGACGGCCAAGCCCTAGCCGCATTCCCGTTCACGGTACATACCCTGTCCCTCTGGCAATGGCGCCGCCCCGGCGCACCGCGGCAAGGTCATGTAATGGACGTTAGCAGCCCAATGTGA
- a CDS encoding response regulator transcription factor, which produces MNARTNDDRPAISVKAALERAYAQVHTVTERAEAEQWIRHWDPEVLVLLGWSVVNGDWLQRLQPAPHQGSLSFLVVGDGAPEDHERMDAVAALEAGAQAYIPSSMGPEPLTAQVRNMLRNCERMRPIRMGEMETLCIDLVSRRVWILGQEMHLPRQLFYLLHYFAIHPDEVVSSHQIAYILSEGKGAYLAPNTQVVKIHRLRKILESAGAKGWLDTVPGFGYRFTPLIDPKNVTKKSPH; this is translated from the coding sequence GTGAATGCGCGAACTAACGACGACAGACCAGCCATTTCCGTCAAAGCCGCTCTGGAGCGCGCCTATGCGCAGGTGCATACCGTCACTGAGCGAGCCGAAGCCGAACAGTGGATACGGCACTGGGATCCGGAGGTCCTGGTCCTGCTGGGATGGTCCGTCGTGAACGGCGATTGGTTACAGCGACTGCAGCCCGCACCGCATCAGGGTTCATTATCCTTCCTGGTCGTCGGCGATGGCGCTCCAGAAGACCACGAAAGAATGGATGCCGTGGCGGCGCTGGAGGCGGGGGCGCAGGCCTATATCCCGTCCAGTATGGGGCCGGAGCCACTGACCGCTCAGGTCCGCAACATGCTCAGAAATTGCGAGCGCATGCGCCCTATCCGGATGGGAGAAATGGAAACCCTTTGCATTGATCTCGTGTCACGGCGGGTCTGGATACTGGGGCAGGAAATGCATTTGCCGCGACAACTCTTTTATCTGCTCCACTATTTCGCCATCCATCCGGACGAAGTCGTTTCCAGCCATCAGATCGCCTATATCCTGTCGGAGGGTAAGGGCGCGTACCTCGCGCCCAATACTCAGGTCGTCAAGATTCATCGTTTACGCAAGATTCTGGAAAGTGCAGGCGCCAAAGGCTGGCTGGACACCGTGCCTGGCTTTGGGTATCGCTTTACACCACTGATTGACCCGAAAAATGTCACAAAAAAGTCACCTCATTGA
- a CDS encoding TonB family protein, whose protein sequence is MAPELAQMPGYRLPGEGKAMQQALGLAFLVEILALAALFYSIHHQHPIQAALPPMQIALATPEPPAKPVTPPTPTPKPKTEEPPKPVLRKMAPKPHPQPTPTPPQRIKEMLPPSPLPSPVAAPPTQETPTPAPPSLSPVDPAVREDYLSQVKGAIQAAVHFPGVARMLGETSRVRVRFHLLHGHVSQIDILKKGAMGAFDEAALAAVRNARIPPPPATLAGKDFQLTVWVEFQLENG, encoded by the coding sequence ATGGCTCCAGAACTTGCGCAGATGCCCGGTTACCGGCTTCCTGGAGAGGGCAAGGCCATGCAGCAAGCCCTTGGCCTCGCCTTTTTGGTAGAGATCCTCGCCTTGGCCGCCCTCTTCTACAGCATCCATCATCAGCACCCCATCCAGGCCGCTCTGCCGCCCATGCAAATCGCTCTGGCCACACCGGAACCGCCCGCCAAGCCGGTGACGCCCCCTACGCCGACACCAAAGCCCAAGACCGAAGAACCGCCCAAACCCGTGCTACGGAAAATGGCACCCAAACCCCACCCACAGCCCACGCCCACGCCGCCTCAGCGGATCAAGGAAATGCTGCCCCCGTCACCCTTGCCGAGCCCGGTGGCGGCCCCACCCACACAGGAAACACCCACGCCGGCACCACCCAGCTTGTCCCCCGTCGATCCCGCGGTACGCGAGGATTATCTTTCCCAAGTTAAAGGCGCCATTCAGGCCGCAGTCCACTTTCCCGGTGTTGCCCGAATGCTGGGGGAGACAAGCCGGGTACGGGTACGTTTCCATCTTCTCCATGGCCATGTCAGTCAAATCGATATCCTCAAAAAGGGGGCCATGGGTGCCTTTGACGAGGCCGCGCTGGCCGCGGTGCGCAACGCCCGGATCCCGCCACCCCCGGCGACGTTGGCCGGCAAAGATTTTCAGTTGACCGTGTGGGTAGAGTTCCAATTGGAAAACGGCTGA